The following coding sequences are from one Eucalyptus grandis isolate ANBG69807.140 chromosome 11, ASM1654582v1, whole genome shotgun sequence window:
- the LOC104427103 gene encoding receptor-like protein 33, giving the protein MSYIVSNNNLTGALPAWICNLSSAITLDLSSNNLTGVLPICLGNISESLLVLNLKGNNFHGSIPELSVRGMQLTMIDLSDNQLQGNLPRSLANCKKLEFINFANNLIMDTFPSWLGSLPELHILILRSNKFHGVIERPQLSHAFPKLRILDLSSNAFVGKLPMEFFQSWNAMKFETRNFTYMYEDLYPSAFLAFTYYGNYDFSMMVIYKGLKSYYPKVPKVLTIIDLSSNLLKGEIPSVIGDFKGLQGLNLSNNSFTGYIPSSLGNLTALESLDLSRNKLSGQIPQKLIELGFLSFLNLSYNNLTGSVPRGKQFDTFSNDSFEGNLGLCGDFIFTKCQPSTYQEEDLGSPIELNWKIVLMGYGSGLVIGVVIGNAFISWKHDWFEGNARRRQRPSRRQPRRVGSNPTFEVTFRTQFAYQNCTKCGPEEVLKLLIGEQPNRRDNLPGVGVPEVGPRIPPLRGETVLRGARGLQLPGRDFPSLSSSAAPRSFELQACDAMITWDREFFEEVDEKLPVEHNSLPTVRVNRAEAESARTQQNPRNRNHRSSHG; this is encoded by the exons ATGTCCTATATAGTATCTAACAACAACTTGACGGGAGCATTGCCAGCATGGATCTGCAATTTGAGTTCAGCAATCACACTGGACTTGTCTTCTAACAATTTGACCGGCGTGCTTCCTATTTGTTTGGGCAATATCAGCGAATCACTCCTGGTATTGAACCTAAAAGGCAACAATTTCCACGGGAGCATTCCAGAGCTCTCAGTGAGGGGGATGCAATTGACGATGATTGATTTGAGTGATAACCAGTTGCAAGGTAATTTACCGAGGTCCTTAGCCAATTGCAAAAAGCTCGAGTTCATCAACTTTGCAAACAATCTTATCATGGACACCTTCCCATCATGGTTGGGATCACTACCGGAGCTTCATATCCTTATTTTGCGATCCAATAAATTCCACGGTGTTATAGAGAGACCTCAATTGAGTCATGCGTTCCCTAAGTTGCGGATACTTGACCTCTCTTCTAATGCATTTGTCGGTAAGTTGCCCATGGAATTCTTTCAGTCTTGGAATGCCATGAAATTCGAGACGCGGAACTTTACATACATGTATGAAGATCTATATCCGTCAGCATTCCTTGCGTTCACCTACTATGGCAATTACGATTTTTCCATGATGGTGATTTACAAAGGGCTCAAATCGTATTACCCAAAGGTACCCAAAGTCTTAACGATCATTGACCTCTCCAGCAATTTGTTAAAAGGAGAGATCCCCAGTGTCATAGGCGATTTCAAAGGATTGCAAGGGCTTAACCTTTCCAATAATTCCTTCACTGGTTACATCCCATCATCGTTAGGGAATCTCACGGCGCTTGAGTCATTAGACCTTTCTCGAAATAAACTCTCTGGACAAATCCCTCAGAAGCTAATAGAACTCGGGTTCCTTTCTTTCCTAAACCTGTCTTATAACAATTTGACCGGGTCTGTGCCTAGAGGGAAACAGTTCGATACGTTTTCAAATGACTCTTTTGAAGGAAACTTGGGATTGTGTGGGGACTTCATATTCACGAAATGTCAACCTTCAACCTACCAAGAAGAAGACTTGGGATCAccaattgaactcaattggaAAATTGTTCTTATGGGGTATGGGAGCGGCTTAGTGATTGGAGTGGTCATCGGAAATGCATTCATCTCTTGGAAACATGATTGGTTTGAAGGAAATGCTAGGAGAAGGCAACGGCCTAGTCGGAGGCAGCCTAGGAGAG TGGGCTCTAATCCGACCTTTGAAGTGACATTTAGGACACAATTCGCATACCAGAACTGTACCAAATGTGGACCTGAGgaggtccttaaactgctcatAGGGGAACAACCCAACCGGAGGGATAACCTCCCTGGGGTGGGAGTCCCCGAGGTTGGGCCCCGTATCCCGCCTCTCAGGGGAGAAACAGTACTGAGAGGAGCGAGGGGGTTGCAGCTACCGGG GCGTGATTTCCCATCCCTGTCGTCATCTGCCGCCCCGCgtagcttcgagctccaagcctGCGACGCCATGATCACTTGGGATCGAGAGTTCTTCGAGGAAGTCGATGAGAAGCTCCCGGTTGAGCACAATTCCCTCCCCACCGTTCGCGTTAACAGAGCAGAAGCAGAGTCTGCAAGAACCCAACAAAACCCTCGCAACCGCAATCACAGGAGCAGCCATGGCTGA